The Actinomycetes bacterium genome includes a window with the following:
- a CDS encoding DUF4242 domain-containing protein: protein MPKFVVERRLPGAGELTAQELHAIWARCNQVVAELEGRAQWLHSYVTSDRLYCVYVATDADAVREHAEIGGFPADLVSEVRAEADPVSGE from the coding sequence ATGCCGAAGTTCGTCGTCGAACGCCGGCTGCCCGGCGCCGGTGAGCTGACGGCGCAGGAGCTCCACGCCATCTGGGCCCGGTGCAACCAGGTCGTCGCCGAGCTCGAGGGGCGCGCGCAGTGGCTGCACAGCTACGTGACGAGCGACCGGCTCTACTGCGTGTACGTCGCCACCGACGCGGACGCGGTCCGCGAGCACGCCGAGATCGGGGGCTTCCCCGCCGACCTGGTCAGCGAGGTGCGCGCCGAAGCCGACCCGGTCAGCGGGGAGTGA